In Deinococcus puniceus, one genomic interval encodes:
- a CDS encoding Bug family tripartite tricarboxylate transporter substrate binding protein, translating into MKTEQRFSSKLLGITLGAALLAAGSGASAQSNLTLKILAPASVGGGWDNTAKAIAETLKREGIFNDVSVYNLPGKAGTLGLAEFVKLKGQSNQLMLTGFVMVAGIPLNQSPFDLNSDVTPIARLTTDYEVLIVPAKSRFRDVEDLVAAFKAAPSSIRFGGSSAGGSAHIAIGKLARELNISMDQVKYVPSAGGAQATAAMLGGELDVVSAGYSEIEDALKSGQVRGLAILAPEAVNGINLPTLIEKGIDVDVSNWRGVVAPAGISAAQRARLTLMMTRMVRSRTWQQQLSQNKWNAYFATGDTFDRFVRSQKTVVTQLLRSLDILK; encoded by the coding sequence ATGAAAACAGAACAACGGTTCAGCTCGAAGTTGTTAGGAATTACCTTGGGTGCGGCGCTGTTGGCTGCGGGTTCTGGCGCATCGGCCCAGAGCAATTTAACCCTCAAAATTCTGGCTCCGGCGTCGGTGGGCGGGGGCTGGGACAACACCGCCAAAGCTATTGCCGAAACCCTGAAGCGCGAGGGGATTTTTAACGATGTGAGCGTGTACAACCTGCCCGGTAAAGCAGGCACGCTGGGCTTGGCCGAATTTGTGAAACTCAAGGGACAAAGCAATCAGCTCATGCTCACCGGATTTGTGATGGTGGCGGGGATTCCGCTCAACCAAAGTCCCTTCGACCTCAACAGCGACGTGACCCCGATTGCCCGCCTGACTACCGATTACGAAGTGCTGATCGTGCCTGCCAAGTCGCGGTTCCGTGATGTCGAAGACTTGGTTGCCGCATTCAAGGCCGCGCCGAGCAGCATCCGGTTTGGCGGCAGCAGCGCGGGCGGCAGCGCCCACATCGCCATCGGCAAGCTGGCCCGCGAACTCAATATTTCTATGGATCAGGTGAAATATGTGCCCTCGGCGGGCGGCGCACAGGCCACCGCTGCCATGTTGGGCGGAGAGCTGGACGTGGTCAGCGCGGGCTACAGCGAAATAGAAGACGCTCTGAAGAGTGGACAGGTACGCGGGCTGGCTATTTTGGCCCCCGAAGCTGTGAACGGCATCAATCTGCCCACCCTGATCGAAAAAGGCATCGACGTAGACGTGTCCAACTGGCGCGGCGTGGTGGCTCCCGCCGGAATCAGCGCCGCCCAACGCGCCCGCCTCACGCTGATGATGACCCGCATGGTGCGGAGCCGGACTTGGCAGCAGCAGTTGTCTCAGAACAAATGGAACGCCTACTTCGCAACGGGCGATACCTTTGACCGCTTCGTGCGCTCGCAAAAAACAGTAGTGACTCAATTGCTCCGCAGTCTGGACATCCTGAAATAA
- a CDS encoding sensor domain-containing protein, with the protein MTLPTSALHTALRDLLRVHAPEATLLASVGKQVLSVRADAAPFETPSGELIPPDAWLDRGQLSWLTRDGALLGLLWSEEAAVPEGAVEVLTLLLSAASAEGANREADMLITQLPAPTAWLNADLVFRQVSRTFLELFGFHGPEVVGQPLQTVFPGREDLVHSLTLAASGRASHLADEYALVPDRSAAATVAAGGTGAAGTASAGTGVWLRGEARPYFGGASAGVLWTVQDVSGERQEAARLTALLDGLETPLALLTDTGTVLAASTGLSDLAPATAPAIVGTPLWTWPCFADLPSELVRDLVRVAASGGAANGDVPLVSGGTLPLALRRSTAPGLLVAAGLSGRGMGLQASSSVVAQVLALSDAATILLDHAGRAQLVSEQAAQLVGLDAAKLLNLSLSRVLGELGVRLHTPEGDPLSIPDLRTLNLPLIRELLVVRPDGVARHMEVRATRVEEGSKPGTLLVLRDLTALRRAQAKMKHDARHDALTGLPNRPGLREHLAASATPKTGAVVCLDADGFGALNAALGRTACDHLLIQLAARLNDLAGLHGGLAARLADDTFAAHLPDLSADEAVHAIQATLQLPLRSGRRDVSLTFALGVAHLPADMTADAALADAEIAMQHAKRQGRAQTSAFHPGLRASVAEAYELEDALRGAIAGEQFTLLYQPAVRLADGQPFSAEALLRWQHPTLGTLAPSRFLPLASRSDLIMQVGDWVVQEALRGRAAIRASVPKHLDWRVSVNLSLEELRRSAGLEHLMPLLAQQGAPDIEVSAGSLLDHSQDTLGLLEQLRTHGARLIVDDFGDGASSLTALTRFPLSGLKLHPTLTARLPNDERSLTLVQATIDLAHRLNLHVTAVGVETQEQLGVLRDLGCDAAQGYAITPPLSADALGLWLAER; encoded by the coding sequence GTGACTCTTCCGACTTCCGCCCTCCATACCGCCCTGCGTGACCTGCTGCGTGTGCATGCGCCGGAAGCGACGCTGCTTGCCTCTGTGGGCAAACAGGTGCTGAGCGTGCGTGCCGACGCCGCGCCCTTCGAGACACCCAGCGGCGAACTGATTCCGCCCGATGCTTGGTTAGACCGGGGCCAGTTGTCTTGGCTGACGCGGGACGGGGCGCTGCTGGGCCTGCTCTGGAGCGAAGAAGCGGCGGTGCCCGAGGGGGCAGTAGAAGTGCTGACGCTGCTACTGTCGGCGGCCAGTGCCGAGGGAGCCAACCGCGAGGCCGACATGCTGATTACTCAGCTCCCCGCGCCTACCGCGTGGCTGAATGCCGATCTGGTGTTCCGACAGGTCAGCCGTACCTTTCTGGAACTGTTCGGCTTTCATGGGCCAGAAGTGGTAGGGCAACCGCTGCAAACGGTGTTTCCGGGGCGTGAGGACTTGGTACACAGCCTGACCCTCGCCGCGTCGGGGCGGGCCAGCCACCTGGCCGACGAATACGCGCTGGTGCCTGACCGGAGCGCGGCTGCAACTGTGGCAGCGGGCGGAACAGGCGCGGCAGGAACAGCCAGCGCAGGCACAGGCGTCTGGCTGCGCGGCGAGGCCCGGCCCTACTTTGGCGGCGCGTCGGCGGGTGTGCTGTGGACGGTGCAGGACGTGAGTGGCGAGCGCCAAGAGGCGGCCCGGCTCACGGCGTTGCTGGACGGCCTCGAAACACCGTTGGCCCTGCTGACCGACACAGGAACGGTGTTGGCGGCCAGCACGGGCCTGTCTGATCTGGCTCCGGCCACCGCGCCCGCCATCGTGGGCACCCCGCTGTGGACTTGGCCCTGCTTTGCCGACCTGCCCTCGGAACTGGTGCGCGACCTCGTGCGCGTGGCGGCCAGCGGCGGCGCGGCCAACGGCGACGTGCCCCTCGTATCGGGCGGAACTTTGCCTCTGGCTCTGCGGCGCAGCACCGCGCCGGGGTTGTTGGTGGCGGCGGGCCTCAGCGGGCGCGGCATGGGCTTGCAGGCGTCGTCCAGCGTGGTGGCACAGGTGTTGGCGCTCAGCGACGCGGCCACTATCTTGCTCGATCACGCGGGCCGCGCCCAACTGGTCAGCGAGCAGGCCGCTCAACTGGTGGGTCTGGACGCTGCCAAGCTGCTGAACCTGAGCCTCTCGCGGGTGCTGGGAGAACTGGGAGTGCGCCTGCACACGCCGGAAGGCGACCCTCTGTCTATTCCCGACCTGCGGACGCTGAACCTGCCCCTGATCCGCGAACTGCTGGTGGTGCGCCCAGACGGAGTGGCCCGCCATATGGAGGTGCGGGCCACCCGCGTAGAAGAAGGCAGCAAACCCGGCACGCTGCTGGTGCTGCGCGACCTGACCGCCCTGCGCCGCGCACAGGCCAAAATGAAGCACGACGCCCGCCACGACGCCCTGACCGGACTGCCCAACCGTCCCGGCCTGCGCGAACACTTGGCGGCGTCGGCCACCCCCAAAACGGGCGCGGTGGTCTGCCTGGACGCCGACGGCTTCGGTGCACTGAACGCCGCGCTGGGCCGCACCGCCTGCGATCATCTGCTGATTCAGCTGGCCGCCCGCCTGAACGACCTCGCCGGGCTGCACGGGGGCCTCGCCGCACGTCTGGCCGACGATACGTTTGCCGCCCACCTGCCCGACCTCAGTGCCGACGAAGCGGTACACGCGATTCAGGCGACGTTGCAACTGCCCCTGCGTTCGGGCCGCCGCGACGTGTCGCTGACTTTTGCGCTGGGTGTGGCGCACCTGCCCGCCGACATGACCGCCGACGCCGCCCTAGCCGACGCCGAAATTGCCATGCAGCACGCCAAACGGCAGGGCCGCGCCCAGACCAGCGCCTTTCATCCGGGGTTGCGGGCCAGCGTGGCTGAAGCGTATGAGTTGGAAGACGCCCTGCGCGGCGCGATTGCGGGCGAGCAGTTTACGCTGCTGTATCAGCCCGCTGTGCGCCTCGCAGATGGGCAGCCGTTCAGCGCCGAAGCCCTGCTGCGCTGGCAGCACCCCACGCTGGGAACCTTGGCCCCCAGCCGATTCTTGCCGCTGGCAAGCCGCAGCGACCTGATTATGCAAGTGGGCGACTGGGTGGTTCAGGAAGCCCTGCGGGGCCGCGCCGCTATCCGGGCCAGCGTGCCCAAGCACCTAGACTGGCGCGTGAGCGTGAACCTGAGCCTCGAAGAACTGCGGCGCAGTGCGGGCTTGGAGCACCTGATGCCCTTGCTGGCCCAGCAGGGCGCACCCGACATAGAAGTGTCGGCGGGCAGCCTGCTCGATCACAGTCAGGATACGTTGGGCCTGCTGGAGCAACTGCGGACGCACGGCGCACGCCTGATCGTGGACGACTTTGGCGACGGAGCCAGCAGCCTGACGGCACTGACCCGCTTTCCCCTCAGCGGCCTGAAACTGCACCCGACCCTGACCGCCCGCCTGCCCAACGACGAACGCAGCCTGACGCTGGTGCAGGCCACGATTGATCTGGCCCACCGCCTGAACCTGCATGTGACGGCAGTCGGTGTAGAAACGCAGGAGCAACTGGGCGTGCTGCGCGACCTCGGCTGCGACGCCGCGCAGGGCTACGCCATCACCCCGCCCCTGTCGGCGGACGCTCTGGGCCTGTGGCTGGCCGAACGGTAG
- a CDS encoding peroxiredoxin encodes MSLTTGDLVSDFTAQTDQDRPYQFAQHSGSWRVLFFFPRANTTHCQMQARRYQALSGEFAARGVSLLGVSSDTRKQQLMFRDICKVDFPLISDTDHAVSRQFGVLDTLVPGEEVQVARRETFLIDPQGRIAQHWQGVDPATDAAMVLEEVKRTMA; translated from the coding sequence ATGTCTCTGACCACTGGCGACCTCGTGTCCGACTTCACCGCCCAAACCGACCAAGACCGCCCCTACCAGTTTGCCCAGCACAGCGGCAGCTGGCGCGTCCTCTTCTTTTTTCCCCGTGCCAACACCACCCATTGCCAGATGCAGGCGCGGCGCTATCAGGCGCTCAGCGGCGAATTCGCGGCACGCGGCGTATCGCTGTTGGGCGTCAGCAGCGACACCCGCAAACAGCAACTCATGTTCCGGGATATCTGCAAGGTGGATTTCCCCCTGATTTCAGATACCGACCACGCTGTCAGCCGTCAATTCGGCGTACTCGACACCCTCGTGCCCGGTGAGGAAGTGCAGGTGGCCCGGCGCGAAACCTTTCTGATCGACCCACAGGGCCGGATTGCCCAGCACTGGCAAGGCGTTGACCCTGCCACAGACGCGGCGATGGTGCTGGAAGAAGTGAAGCGCACCATGGCCTGA
- a CDS encoding DUF421 domain-containing protein, with product MSAEIVPFDWGRMFLGDVPPLFLLEIVFRTTLMFVWLMLLLRITGKRGLAQLSPLELAIVIGLGSAAGDPMFYPEVPLLHAMLTLALVVGLQRLLTFLVIRSERVETFVEGLPVELVRGGVMVPNALGRANLSREDLFERLRGQGVRQLGEVQRAYFEQDGNLTVFTHKDNPPPGLQVVPPWDLQWPLTLDVGSPHSGVVACLRCGHTLEVAGLLPQCPACSDGQATPEPTSGHQDSVQGKGWTPATLDPLASDEGRESGGQANDGGEKAAQAQPGGRS from the coding sequence ATGAGCGCCGAAATCGTCCCTTTCGACTGGGGCCGGATGTTTCTGGGCGACGTACCCCCACTGTTTCTCCTAGAAATCGTCTTCCGCACCACCCTGATGTTCGTGTGGCTGATGTTGCTGCTCCGCATCACGGGCAAGCGCGGTCTGGCACAACTTAGCCCGCTGGAACTCGCCATCGTCATCGGGCTGGGGTCGGCGGCGGGCGATCCTATGTTTTACCCGGAAGTGCCGCTGCTACACGCCATGCTTACTTTGGCGTTGGTGGTGGGATTGCAGCGCCTGCTGACCTTTTTGGTCATTCGCAGCGAGCGGGTCGAAACCTTTGTGGAAGGTCTGCCCGTAGAACTGGTGCGGGGCGGCGTGATGGTGCCGAATGCGCTGGGCCGCGCCAACCTGAGCCGCGAAGACCTGTTCGAGCGCCTGCGGGGTCAGGGGGTGCGCCAACTCGGAGAAGTGCAGCGGGCCTACTTTGAGCAAGACGGCAACCTGACCGTGTTTACGCACAAAGACAACCCGCCCCCCGGCCTTCAGGTGGTGCCGCCGTGGGATTTGCAGTGGCCCCTGACGCTGGATGTCGGTTCGCCCCACAGTGGGGTTGTGGCGTGCCTGCGTTGCGGCCATACGCTGGAAGTGGCTGGATTGTTGCCCCAGTGTCCAGCCTGCTCGGATGGTCAGGCCACACCGGAGCCAACCAGCGGCCACCAAGACAGCGTGCAGGGCAAAGGCTGGACGCCCGCCACCCTTGACCCGTTGGCCTCGGATGAGGGAAGGGAGTCTGGGGGGCAGGCCAACGACGGCGGCGAAAAGGCAGCACAGGCACAACCGGGAGGCCGGAGCTGA
- the topA gene encoding type I DNA topoisomerase encodes MPTLPTKSTGPATNTLVIVESPAKARTIEKYLGKGYSVESSIGHIRDLPKSAADIPEKYKGKAWARLGLDIEDDFRPLYVVSPDKRAHVAKLRKMASEADEIILATDDDREGESIAWHLFQELKPKVPVKRMVFHEITKEAILAAIANPRSIDTNLVEAQETRRALDRLYGYEVSPVLWKKVAPKLSAGRVQSVATRMLVERERERMRFVSASWWDLLVTAQTAEGATFPARLTDVGGVRLATGKDFDPLTGKLKSDSGVLQMNETRAVALADALKGQTLTIASAEEKPFTQKPYAPFITSTLQQEGSRKLGFAATRTMRAAQRLYEGGYITYMRTDSTNLSAEAVSAARAQVQEMYGPDYLSPQPRVYSKKAKNAQEAHEAVRPAGSTFRTPDQLRAELGGDEWRLYDLIWKRTVACQMADARGRGLRVRLTGQALGDDVTLSASGRTIDFPGFLRAYVEGSDDPAAALEDRETPLPPLKAGQTVTGQAAKPEGHDTQPPARYTEASLVQSLEGAGIGRPSTYASILGTIQDRGYAAKKGQALVPSWTAFATSALLEHHFGKLVDYDFTARMEEDLDDIAGGRAQRVPYLRRFFLGDNGEGMALRPLIEQQMGEIDARGIATIRIPKLEGTGIEVRVGRYGAYMQLGEQKANLPEGMAPDELTAERAAEILSRPSGDRVIGTDEASGHPVVARAGRYGPYVTLGEGNPPIRTASLFPGDDLNELTLERALRLLSLPRLVGTSEGEEVWAFNGKYGPYLKRDNDSRSLTNHEQLFSVGIMEAEALFMQPRFRARGVAAAPLQTFEFEGRAPILLKSGRFGPYLTDGERNATLRKGEEEGTLTAERALEILEERGKEPKGKPAKPAKKASGTAKAGTRKAASASKKAPAKASAAKATATKKAPAKKPASKAAAAKAPAKTPLTWAELKPHLSVLSEQERQLVTATRERGQKVEDIAPTLGLDVKKAKGMALQASKKLNQAARAE; translated from the coding sequence ATGCCCACTCTACCCACCAAGTCCACAGGCCCTGCAACCAACACTCTGGTGATCGTCGAATCGCCCGCCAAGGCCCGTACCATCGAAAAGTATCTCGGTAAGGGCTACTCGGTGGAATCGAGCATCGGCCATATTCGTGATCTGCCCAAAAGTGCTGCCGATATTCCCGAAAAGTACAAGGGCAAGGCGTGGGCCAGACTGGGACTGGACATAGAAGACGACTTCCGGCCTCTGTACGTGGTGTCGCCGGACAAGCGGGCGCATGTGGCCAAGCTCCGCAAGATGGCGAGCGAGGCCGACGAGATCATTCTGGCGACGGACGATGACCGCGAGGGCGAAAGTATCGCGTGGCACCTGTTTCAGGAACTCAAACCCAAAGTGCCGGTCAAGCGCATGGTGTTTCACGAGATCACCAAAGAGGCGATTCTGGCGGCCATCGCCAACCCGCGTTCTATAGACACCAATTTGGTAGAGGCGCAAGAAACCCGCCGCGCCCTAGACCGCTTGTACGGCTACGAGGTTTCGCCCGTGCTGTGGAAGAAGGTGGCCCCCAAGCTCAGCGCGGGCCGCGTGCAGTCGGTGGCGACCCGGATGCTGGTAGAGCGGGAGCGCGAGCGGATGCGCTTTGTCAGTGCGTCGTGGTGGGACTTGTTGGTCACGGCCCAAACCGCAGAGGGCGCGACTTTTCCCGCCCGCTTGACCGATGTGGGCGGCGTTCGCCTCGCTACAGGCAAAGATTTTGACCCGCTGACAGGTAAGCTGAAATCCGATTCCGGCGTGCTGCAAATGAACGAAACCCGCGCCGTAGCGTTGGCCGATGCTCTGAAGGGCCAGACCCTCACCATCGCTTCTGCCGAAGAAAAACCGTTTACGCAAAAGCCTTACGCACCGTTTATTACGTCCACTTTGCAGCAGGAAGGCAGCCGCAAGCTGGGGTTTGCCGCCACGCGCACTATGCGGGCCGCTCAGCGGTTGTACGAGGGCGGCTACATCACCTATATGCGTACCGATTCCACCAACCTGTCGGCAGAGGCAGTGTCGGCGGCCCGCGCACAGGTGCAGGAAATGTACGGCCCGGACTACCTGAGTCCTCAGCCCCGCGTGTATTCCAAGAAGGCCAAAAACGCACAGGAAGCGCACGAGGCGGTGCGGCCCGCCGGAAGCACCTTCCGCACGCCTGACCAACTGCGGGCCGAACTGGGCGGCGACGAATGGCGCTTGTACGACCTGATCTGGAAGCGCACGGTGGCCTGCCAGATGGCCGACGCACGGGGCCGGGGCCTGCGCGTGCGCCTGACTGGGCAGGCTTTAGGCGATGACGTCACCCTGAGCGCGTCGGGCCGCACTATCGATTTCCCCGGATTCCTGCGGGCCTACGTGGAAGGCAGCGATGACCCCGCCGCCGCCCTCGAAGACCGCGAAACGCCCTTGCCCCCGCTGAAAGCTGGGCAGACCGTGACCGGACAGGCCGCCAAACCCGAAGGCCACGACACCCAGCCCCCCGCCCGCTACACCGAAGCCAGCCTCGTGCAGTCGCTGGAAGGTGCGGGCATCGGGCGTCCGAGTACGTATGCCAGCATTCTGGGCACCATTCAAGACCGGGGCTACGCGGCCAAAAAAGGTCAGGCGTTGGTTCCGTCTTGGACGGCCTTTGCGACTTCTGCGTTGCTGGAACACCACTTCGGCAAGCTGGTGGACTACGATTTCACCGCCCGCATGGAAGAAGATTTGGACGATATCGCGGGTGGACGGGCACAGCGCGTGCCGTACTTGCGCCGTTTCTTCTTGGGCGACAACGGCGAAGGCATGGCGCTGCGGCCCCTGATCGAGCAGCAGATGGGCGAGATAGACGCACGCGGGATTGCGACCATCCGGATTCCCAAACTGGAAGGCACGGGCATAGAGGTGCGGGTGGGGCGCTACGGCGCGTACATGCAACTGGGCGAGCAAAAAGCCAACCTCCCCGAAGGCATGGCCCCGGACGAACTGACGGCGGAACGGGCCGCCGAGATTCTGAGCCGCCCCAGCGGAGACCGCGTGATCGGCACCGACGAGGCCAGCGGGCATCCGGTGGTGGCCCGCGCTGGGCGCTACGGCCCGTATGTGACGCTGGGCGAGGGCAACCCGCCTATTCGCACCGCCAGCCTGTTTCCCGGCGACGACCTGAACGAATTGACGCTGGAGCGGGCGCTGAGGCTGCTCAGTTTGCCCCGCTTGGTGGGCACGTCCGAGGGCGAGGAAGTCTGGGCCTTCAACGGCAAATACGGCCCGTACCTGAAGCGCGACAACGACAGCCGCAGCCTCACCAATCACGAGCAACTGTTCAGCGTGGGTATCATGGAAGCCGAGGCGCTGTTCATGCAGCCGCGTTTCCGGGCGCGTGGGGTGGCTGCCGCGCCGCTGCAAACCTTCGAGTTCGAGGGCCGGGCCCCCATTTTGCTCAAATCAGGCCGCTTTGGGCCGTACCTGACCGACGGAGAGCGCAACGCCACATTACGTAAGGGTGAAGAAGAAGGCACGCTGACCGCCGAACGTGCCCTAGAAATCCTCGAAGAACGGGGCAAGGAGCCGAAAGGCAAGCCCGCCAAACCCGCGAAGAAGGCGTCTGGAACGGCCAAAGCGGGAACGAGAAAGGCAGCTTCGGCCAGCAAGAAGGCCCCGGCTAAGGCCAGTGCAGCCAAGGCGACGGCCACCAAGAAAGCGCCCGCCAAGAAGCCTGCTTCCAAGGCGGCGGCGGCCAAAGCACCGGCTAAAACTCCGCTGACTTGGGCGGAACTCAAGCCCCATCTGTCGGTACTCAGCGAGCAGGAACGCCAACTCGTCACCGCCACCCGTGAGCGGGGCCAGAAAGTCGAAGACATTGCGCCTACGCTGGGGCTGGACGTGAAGAAGGCCAAAGGTATGGCGCTACAGGCCAGCAAGAAACTGAATCAGGCCGCGCGGGCCGAGTAA
- a CDS encoding YdcF family protein: MRSRGSTLTLLPLAVVGLLALGFLLLPGPRVPHPEQPYGAVVVLGAAQYAGKPSPAFQRRLDHALALYRAGGVQTIVVTGGRRPGDPHTEGEVGRSYLTRLGIPAARVLAETRSRTTIENLRNARVYLPPQTPITLVTDEAHAPRALALARALGFEANASASPLSANVSASYLLREKVALAAYALIGIRG; encoded by the coding sequence ATGCGCTCGCGTGGCTCCACTCTGACCCTGTTGCCGCTGGCTGTGGTGGGCCTACTGGCACTGGGGTTTTTGTTGCTGCCGGGGCCGCGCGTACCGCACCCGGAGCAGCCTTACGGGGCGGTGGTGGTATTGGGGGCCGCGCAATACGCAGGCAAACCCAGCCCCGCCTTTCAGCGCAGGCTCGATCACGCTCTTGCGCTGTACCGGGCGGGCGGCGTGCAAACCATCGTGGTTACAGGCGGCAGGCGTCCGGGCGACCCACACACCGAGGGCGAAGTAGGCCGCAGCTACCTGACGCGCTTGGGCATCCCGGCGGCGCGGGTGTTGGCCGAGACCCGCAGCCGCACCACCATCGAAAACCTCCGCAACGCCCGCGTGTATTTGCCGCCCCAGACCCCTATTACCCTCGTCACCGATGAAGCTCATGCCCCCCGCGCTTTGGCCCTCGCCCGCGCTCTGGGCTTTGAGGCCAACGCCAGTGCCAGCCCCCTGAGCGCCAACGTGAGTGCCAGCTACCTGCTGCGCGAAAAAGTGGCGCTGGCGGCCTATGCACTGATCGGCATTCGGGGCTAA
- a CDS encoding SMI1/KNR4 family protein: MLEDLNPPLTDQENEFLLAEGIILSDELLQLYRLHNGQAGDACGIFCGYEFIDYWGIFSQRMLAVELSADLTVEELYVQSFEEDKIAEVFLHPGRIAFGGPGGNYLAVDFVPASKGIFGQVINCGRDDQVMYVLADSLGEFLNMYADMLESGAIEVVNDPDLGNRLDSPHHGNLISLFVAWKSKGSAAS, encoded by the coding sequence ATGCTGGAAGACCTGAATCCACCATTGACCGATCAAGAGAATGAATTTTTATTAGCAGAAGGGATCATTCTTTCTGATGAATTGTTGCAACTGTACCGACTGCACAACGGGCAGGCTGGGGATGCATGTGGCATCTTCTGTGGCTATGAATTCATCGATTACTGGGGAATCTTCAGTCAGCGTATGTTGGCTGTGGAGTTGTCGGCAGATCTCACAGTAGAAGAACTCTATGTTCAATCGTTTGAGGAAGACAAGATTGCTGAAGTTTTTCTGCATCCCGGCAGGATCGCCTTCGGTGGGCCGGGGGGCAATTATTTGGCGGTGGATTTTGTCCCGGCATCCAAGGGAATCTTTGGGCAAGTCATCAACTGTGGGCGAGACGATCAGGTGATGTACGTCTTGGCTGACAGCTTGGGCGAATTTTTGAATATGTACGCTGATATGCTGGAGAGTGGCGCAATAGAAGTAGTCAATGATCCCGATTTAGGAAACAGATTGGACTCGCCCCATCACGGTAATCTGATCTCACTCTTTGTGGCTTGGAAATCGAAAGGATCAGCAGCTTCTTAG